A stretch of the Nicotiana tabacum cultivar K326 chromosome 6, ASM71507v2, whole genome shotgun sequence genome encodes the following:
- the LOC142181889 gene encoding uncharacterized protein LOC142181889, which translates to MEVDEVADQNSIVIYHNHPLYLHPSDTAGALSLGFQLIGMENYTMWSQAMEVSLLTRNKLGFIDGTITYDTYGDKYANLWDRCNAIVKSWIMHNADLRERFDKVNASRMYYIHGEIFTLTQGVTSVSVYYSKLKDLWMNMTQ; encoded by the exons ATGGAGGTTGATGAAGTTGCCGATCAAAACTCGATTGTGATTTATCACAATCATCCTCTGTATTTGCATCCATCTGATACAGCTGGAGCGTTGTCATTAGGTTTTCAGTTGATCGGAATGGAGAATTACACTATGTGGAGCCAAGCTATGGAGGTTTCACTGTTGACTCGCAACAAACTGGGCTTTATTGATGGAACCATCACTTACGACACTTATGGAGATAAGTATGCTAACCTCTGGGATCGATGCAATGCTATAGTGAAATCATGGATTATGCATAAT GCTGATCTGCGTGAACGCTTTGATAAAGTGAATGCTTCACGCATGTATTATATTCACGGAGAAATCTTCACATTGACTCAAGGAGTGACTAGTGTTTCTGTGTATTACTCTAAACTGAAGGATCTCTGGATGAATATGACTCAATAA